A window from Aeromonas rivipollensis encodes these proteins:
- a CDS encoding bifunctional 4-hydroxy-2-oxoglutarate aldolase/2-dehydro-3-deoxy-phosphogluconate aldolase: MQNWKVTPAEVFAASPLVPVMVINDLEQALPMAKALLDGGISVFEITLRTPVALDAIALIAKAMPDAMVGAGTVLNCAQFDAAVSAGARFVISPGMTPALLAHAAKSTAPLIPGVATPSEVMQALEAGYDHLKFFPAEANGGTKALSAIAAPLPQVKFCPTGGIGPKNVADYLALKCVATVGGSWMLPADAVKSGNWEEVTRLSREAVEMVKR, from the coding sequence ATGCAGAACTGGAAAGTGACCCCTGCCGAGGTGTTTGCCGCCTCCCCCCTGGTACCCGTGATGGTCATCAACGACCTGGAGCAGGCCCTGCCGATGGCCAAGGCGTTGCTGGATGGCGGCATCTCGGTGTTCGAGATCACCCTGCGCACCCCGGTGGCGCTCGATGCCATCGCCCTGATCGCCAAGGCGATGCCGGATGCCATGGTCGGTGCCGGTACAGTGCTCAACTGCGCGCAGTTTGACGCCGCCGTCTCCGCCGGTGCCCGCTTCGTCATCTCCCCGGGGATGACCCCGGCCCTGCTGGCCCACGCGGCCAAGAGCACGGCGCCGCTGATCCCGGGGGTGGCGACACCGTCCGAGGTGATGCAGGCGCTGGAAGCGGGCTACGACCACCTGAAGTTCTTCCCGGCCGAGGCCAACGGTGGCACCAAGGCGCTCTCCGCCATTGCTGCGCCCCTGCCCCAGGTGAAATTCTGCCCCACCGGCGGCATAGGCCCGAAGAACGTGGCCGACTATCTGGCGCTCAAGTGCGTGGCCACGGTCGGCGGCTCCTGGATGCTGCCCGCCGATGCGGTCAAGAGCGGCAACTGGGAGGAGGTGACCCGCCTCTCCCGCGAAGCGGTTGAAATGGTTAAACGCTAA